A stretch of the Cottoperca gobio chromosome 2, fCotGob3.1, whole genome shotgun sequence genome encodes the following:
- the LOC115016719 gene encoding PI-PLC X domain-containing protein 1-like isoform X1, which produces MFPVKNMEDDERLQLEGNPDWMSRLPAELLDVPLWNLAIPGSHDSMSFCLDISSPVLRSEPCVLRVIDRLFPCWTRPCVYRWATTQQSVLSDQCDLGIRFLDLRIARKPAGGKLFFAHGIYTLMTVKEALDELATWLDAHPKEIVIISCSHFASLTDEDHEHLVEYIITLFGKKLCSSQDIPTLRSCWSRSQQIVVSYGNQQMVLQHPELWTGIPYWYADSPDPKKVIAYLEDQKHRGRPAGFYVSGLNLTEDAPYVLLHPLQDMRKMTMSALSLLLRWAGEQQPGRGAGGVNILCCDFVDVSQFCSLVIGLNYKLQGGASASRLQDAKSSLAWG; this is translated from the exons atgtttccgGTGAAGAACATGGAAGACGACGAGCGGCTACAGCTCGAAGGGAACCCGGACTGGATGTCGCGTCTGCCCGCAGAGCTGCTGGATGTCCCGCTGTGGAACCTGGCCATACCCg GGAGCCATGACAGCATGTCTTTCTGCCTGGACAtctcctcccctgtcctgaGATCAGAGCCCTGCGTCCTCAGAGTGATTGACAGGCTGTTTCCCTGCTGGACTCGACCCTGTGTGTACCGCTGGGCTACCACACAG caatCGGTCCTCAGTGATCAGTGTGATCTTGGTATTCGGTTCTTGGACCTGCGGATCGCCAGGAAACCAGCAGGAGGCAAATTGTTTTTCGCCCATGGCATCTACACACTGATGACAGTGAAG gaggctCTGGATGAACTGGCTACCTGGTTAGATGCTCATCCCAAAGAGATCGTAATCATTTCCTGCTCGCATTTTGCGTCGCTGACCGACGAAGATCACGAGCACCTCGTGGAGTACATCATCACGCTGTTTGGAAAGAAACTCTGCTCCTCTCAG GACATTCCCACTCTGCGGTCCTGTTGGTCCAGAAGTCAGCAGATCGTTGTTTCTTATGGCAACCAGCAGATGGTGCTGCAGCACCCCGAGCTGTGGACTGGAATACCTTACTG GTATGCCGACAGCCCAGACCCTAAGAAGGTGATCGCCTACCTGGAGGACCAGAAGCACAGAGGAAGACCAG CTGGTTTCTACGTCAGCGGGCTGAACCTGACAGAAGACGCTCCGTACGTCCTCCTCCATCCCCTCCAGGACATGAGGAAGATGACGATGAGTGCTCTCTCACTGCTGCTCCGCTGGGCGGGCGAGCAGCAGCCGGGGCGCGGAGCGGGGGGGGTCAACATCCTCTGCTGCGACTTCGTGGACGTCAGTCAGTTCTGCTCTCTTGTGATTGGCCTGAACTACAAACTGCAGGGCGGAGCCAGCGCGTCCCGTCTGCAGGATGCCAAGAGCAGCCTCGCATGGGGTTGA
- the LOC115016719 gene encoding PI-PLC X domain-containing protein 1-like isoform X2, whose amino-acid sequence MSFCLDISSPVLRSEPCVLRVIDRLFPCWTRPCVYRWATTQQSVLSDQCDLGIRFLDLRIARKPAGGKLFFAHGIYTLMTVKEALDELATWLDAHPKEIVIISCSHFASLTDEDHEHLVEYIITLFGKKLCSSQDIPTLRSCWSRSQQIVVSYGNQQMVLQHPELWTGIPYWYADSPDPKKVIAYLEDQKHRGRPAGFYVSGLNLTEDAPYVLLHPLQDMRKMTMSALSLLLRWAGEQQPGRGAGGVNILCCDFVDVSQFCSLVIGLNYKLQGGASASRLQDAKSSLAWG is encoded by the exons ATGTCTTTCTGCCTGGACAtctcctcccctgtcctgaGATCAGAGCCCTGCGTCCTCAGAGTGATTGACAGGCTGTTTCCCTGCTGGACTCGACCCTGTGTGTACCGCTGGGCTACCACACAG caatCGGTCCTCAGTGATCAGTGTGATCTTGGTATTCGGTTCTTGGACCTGCGGATCGCCAGGAAACCAGCAGGAGGCAAATTGTTTTTCGCCCATGGCATCTACACACTGATGACAGTGAAG gaggctCTGGATGAACTGGCTACCTGGTTAGATGCTCATCCCAAAGAGATCGTAATCATTTCCTGCTCGCATTTTGCGTCGCTGACCGACGAAGATCACGAGCACCTCGTGGAGTACATCATCACGCTGTTTGGAAAGAAACTCTGCTCCTCTCAG GACATTCCCACTCTGCGGTCCTGTTGGTCCAGAAGTCAGCAGATCGTTGTTTCTTATGGCAACCAGCAGATGGTGCTGCAGCACCCCGAGCTGTGGACTGGAATACCTTACTG GTATGCCGACAGCCCAGACCCTAAGAAGGTGATCGCCTACCTGGAGGACCAGAAGCACAGAGGAAGACCAG CTGGTTTCTACGTCAGCGGGCTGAACCTGACAGAAGACGCTCCGTACGTCCTCCTCCATCCCCTCCAGGACATGAGGAAGATGACGATGAGTGCTCTCTCACTGCTGCTCCGCTGGGCGGGCGAGCAGCAGCCGGGGCGCGGAGCGGGGGGGGTCAACATCCTCTGCTGCGACTTCGTGGACGTCAGTCAGTTCTGCTCTCTTGTGATTGGCCTGAACTACAAACTGCAGGGCGGAGCCAGCGCGTCCCGTCTGCAGGATGCCAAGAGCAGCCTCGCATGGGGTTGA
- the LOC115016730 gene encoding four and a half LIM domains protein 2-like, translating to MAERYDCTECKKTLYGQKYILKEENPYCVECYEDLFSSNCEVCQKLISCTSKDLSYRERHWHSECFLCTSCSRSLVERPFATKDDMPMCIECYSSEYASKCHACLKTIMPGSKKMEHKGNSWHENCFTCNRCQQPIGTRSFIQKESNNYCMPCYEKQFAMQCVQCKKPITTGGVNYRDQPWHKECFVCIGCKQQLAGQRFTSRNDFAYCLDCFCNLFAKKCAYCTTPISGLGGSKYISFEQRQWHNDCFNCKKCCVSLVGRGFLTCKDDVLCPDCVKDF from the exons ATGGCGGAACGCTACGACTGCACAGAGTGTAAGAAGACCTTGTACGGGCAGAAGTACATCCTGAAGGAGGAGAACCCGTATTGCGTTGAGTGCTACGAGGATCTTTTCTCCAGCAACTGTGAAGTGTGCCAGAAGCTCATCAGCTGCACCAGCAAG GATCTGTCGTACAGGGAGCGCCACTGGCACAGCGAGTGCTTCCTCTGCACCAGCTGCAGCCGATCTCTGGTGGAACGGCCTTTTGCCACCAAGGACGACATGCCGATGTGCATCGAGTGCTACAGCAGCGAGTACGCCTCCAAGTGCCATGCATGCCTGAAGACCATCATGCCAG GCTCCAAAAAGATGGAGCATAAGGGCAACAGTTGGCATGAGAACTGCTTCACCTGCAACCGTTGCCAGCAGCCCATCGGCACCCGGAGCTTCATCCAGAAGGAATCCAACAACTACTGCATGCCCTGCTATGAGAAGCAGTTTGCCATGCAGTGCGTCCAGTGCAAGAAG CCCATCACCACCGGAGGAGTGAACTACCGGGACCAGCCCTGGCACAAGGAGTGCTTCGTTTGCATCGGCTGCAAGCAGCAGCTGGCCGGCCAGAGGTTCACCTCTCGGAACGACTTCGCCTACTGCCTCGACTGCTTCTGCAACCTGTTTGCCAAGAAATGTGCTTACTGCACCACCCCGATCAGCG GCCTCGGGGGCAGCAAATACATCTCGTTTGAGCAGCGGCAGTGGCACAACGACTGCTTCAACTGCAAAAAGTGCTGCGTGTCTCTGGTGGGTCGAGGTTTCCTGACGTGCAAAGATGACGTCCTCTGCCCCGACTGCGTCAAAGACTTCTGA